In Ovis aries strain OAR_USU_Benz2616 breed Rambouillet chromosome 13, ARS-UI_Ramb_v3.0, whole genome shotgun sequence, the following are encoded in one genomic region:
- the LOC101107809 gene encoding dihydrodiol dehydrogenase 3-like isoform X1, producing the protein MVQVAKRDALEFTPFAIEIGFRHIDCAHAYQNEEEVGQAIRSKIADGTVKREDIFCTSKLWLTSLRPELVRPALEKSLKNLQLDYVDLYIMHYPLALKPGEELYPKDENGKLIFDSVDFCRTWEALEKCKDAGLTKSIGVSNFNHKQMEKILNKPGLKYKPVCNQVECHPYLNQRKLLDFCKSHEIVLVAYAALGSQRVKEWVNPNHPVLLEDPVLSAIAQKHKKTAALVALRYQIQRGVVVLAKGNNKKWIKENIQVFDFELTPEDMKAIDGLNRNIRYYDLHLCVDHPEFPFSEEY; encoded by the exons ATGGTACAG GTTGCTAAGAGAGATGCTCTGGAATTCACCCCATTCGCTATAGAGATTGGGTTCCGCCACATTGACTGTGCTCATGCCTACCAAAACGAAGAGGAGGTTGGCCAGGCCATTCGAAGCAAGATTGCAGATGGCACTGTGAAGAGAGAAGACATATTCTGCACTTCAAAG CTTTGGTTAACTTCCCTTCGACCAGAGTTGGTCCGACCAGCCTTGGAAAAGTCACTGAAAAATCTTCAACTGGACTATGTCGATCTCTATATTATGCATTATCCGCTGGCTCTGAAG CCAGGGGAGGAATTATACCCCaaagatgaaaatggaaaactgATATTTGACTCAGTGGATTTCTGTCGCACGTGGGAG gccctggagaaGTGTAAGGATGCAGGGCTGACCAAGTCCATCGGGGTGTCCAACTTCAACCACAAGCAGATGGAGAAGATCCTGAACAAGCCGGGGCTCAAGTACAAGCCCGTCTGCAACCAG GTGGAATGTCACCCTTATCTCAACCAGAGGAAACTGTTGGATTTCTGCAAGTCACATGAAATCGTTCTTGTTGCCTATGCTGCTCTGGGATCCCAACGAGTAAAAGAATG GGTGAACCCAAACCACCCTGTTCTCCTGGAGGACCCGGTTCTCTCTGCCATTGCTCAAAAGCACAAGAAAACGGCAGCTCTGGTTGCCCTTCGCTACCAGATACAACGTGGGGTTGTGGTTCTGGCCAAGGGTAACAACAAGAAGTGGATCAAAGAGAACATACAG gTGTTTGACTTTGAACTGACTCCAGAAGACATGAAAGCAATCGATGGCCTCAATCGTAATATAAGATACTATGATCTTCACCT ttgTGTCGATCATCCTGAGTTTCCATTCTCTGAAGAATATTGA
- the LOC101107809 gene encoding dihydrodiol dehydrogenase 3-like isoform X2: MYVYIYPYIPPVAVIASPAALQFRVKWNRQQSPGSPQVAKRDALEFTPFAIEIGFRHIDCAHAYQNEEEVGQAIRSKIADGTVKREDIFCTSKLWLTSLRPELVRPALEKSLKNLQLDYVDLYIMHYPLALKPGEELYPKDENGKLIFDSVDFCRTWEALEKCKDAGLTKSIGVSNFNHKQMEKILNKPGLKYKPVCNQVECHPYLNQRKLLDFCKSHEIVLVAYAALGSQRVKEWVNPNHPVLLEDPVLSAIAQKHKKTAALVALRYQIQRGVVVLAKGNNKKWIKENIQVFDFELTPEDMKAIDGLNRNIRYYDLHLCVDHPEFPFSEEY; this comes from the exons atgtatgtatatatatatccatatattccTCCTGTAGCTGTAATAGCCTCTCCAGCTGCTCTTCAGTTTAGAGTTAAGTGGAACAGACAACAGTCTCCAGGCAGTCCCCAG GTTGCTAAGAGAGATGCTCTGGAATTCACCCCATTCGCTATAGAGATTGGGTTCCGCCACATTGACTGTGCTCATGCCTACCAAAACGAAGAGGAGGTTGGCCAGGCCATTCGAAGCAAGATTGCAGATGGCACTGTGAAGAGAGAAGACATATTCTGCACTTCAAAG CTTTGGTTAACTTCCCTTCGACCAGAGTTGGTCCGACCAGCCTTGGAAAAGTCACTGAAAAATCTTCAACTGGACTATGTCGATCTCTATATTATGCATTATCCGCTGGCTCTGAAG CCAGGGGAGGAATTATACCCCaaagatgaaaatggaaaactgATATTTGACTCAGTGGATTTCTGTCGCACGTGGGAG gccctggagaaGTGTAAGGATGCAGGGCTGACCAAGTCCATCGGGGTGTCCAACTTCAACCACAAGCAGATGGAGAAGATCCTGAACAAGCCGGGGCTCAAGTACAAGCCCGTCTGCAACCAG GTGGAATGTCACCCTTATCTCAACCAGAGGAAACTGTTGGATTTCTGCAAGTCACATGAAATCGTTCTTGTTGCCTATGCTGCTCTGGGATCCCAACGAGTAAAAGAATG GGTGAACCCAAACCACCCTGTTCTCCTGGAGGACCCGGTTCTCTCTGCCATTGCTCAAAAGCACAAGAAAACGGCAGCTCTGGTTGCCCTTCGCTACCAGATACAACGTGGGGTTGTGGTTCTGGCCAAGGGTAACAACAAGAAGTGGATCAAAGAGAACATACAG gTGTTTGACTTTGAACTGACTCCAGAAGACATGAAAGCAATCGATGGCCTCAATCGTAATATAAGATACTATGATCTTCACCT ttgTGTCGATCATCCTGAGTTTCCATTCTCTGAAGAATATTGA
- the LOC101107809 gene encoding dihydrodiol dehydrogenase 3-like isoform X3 — protein MDPKSQRVKLNDGHFIPVLGFGTYAPPEVAKRDALEFTPFAIEIGFRHIDCAHAYQNEEEVGQAIRSKIADGTVKREDIFCTSKLWLTSLRPELVRPALEKSLKNLQLDYVDLYIMHYPLALKPGEELYPKDENGKLIFDSVDFCRTWEALEKCKDAGLTKSIGVSNFNHKQMEKILNKPGLKYKPVCNQVECHPYLNQRKLLDFCKSHEIVLVAYAALGSQRVKEWVNPNHPVLLEDPVLSAIAQKHKKTAALVALRYQIQRGVVVLAKGNNKKWIKENIQVFDFELTPEDMKAIDGLNRNIRYYDLHLCVDHPEFPFSEEY, from the exons ATGGATCCCAAAAGCCAGAGAGTGAAACTTAATGACGGCCACTTCATTCCTGTCCTGGGATTTGGAACCTATGCACCTCCAGAG GTTGCTAAGAGAGATGCTCTGGAATTCACCCCATTCGCTATAGAGATTGGGTTCCGCCACATTGACTGTGCTCATGCCTACCAAAACGAAGAGGAGGTTGGCCAGGCCATTCGAAGCAAGATTGCAGATGGCACTGTGAAGAGAGAAGACATATTCTGCACTTCAAAG CTTTGGTTAACTTCCCTTCGACCAGAGTTGGTCCGACCAGCCTTGGAAAAGTCACTGAAAAATCTTCAACTGGACTATGTCGATCTCTATATTATGCATTATCCGCTGGCTCTGAAG CCAGGGGAGGAATTATACCCCaaagatgaaaatggaaaactgATATTTGACTCAGTGGATTTCTGTCGCACGTGGGAG gccctggagaaGTGTAAGGATGCAGGGCTGACCAAGTCCATCGGGGTGTCCAACTTCAACCACAAGCAGATGGAGAAGATCCTGAACAAGCCGGGGCTCAAGTACAAGCCCGTCTGCAACCAG GTGGAATGTCACCCTTATCTCAACCAGAGGAAACTGTTGGATTTCTGCAAGTCACATGAAATCGTTCTTGTTGCCTATGCTGCTCTGGGATCCCAACGAGTAAAAGAATG GGTGAACCCAAACCACCCTGTTCTCCTGGAGGACCCGGTTCTCTCTGCCATTGCTCAAAAGCACAAGAAAACGGCAGCTCTGGTTGCCCTTCGCTACCAGATACAACGTGGGGTTGTGGTTCTGGCCAAGGGTAACAACAAGAAGTGGATCAAAGAGAACATACAG gTGTTTGACTTTGAACTGACTCCAGAAGACATGAAAGCAATCGATGGCCTCAATCGTAATATAAGATACTATGATCTTCACCT ttgTGTCGATCATCCTGAGTTTCCATTCTCTGAAGAATATTGA